Proteins encoded within one genomic window of Cytophagales bacterium:
- a CDS encoding TetR/AcrR family transcriptional regulator, translating into MGITERKEREKLELKEKIIAAATELFLEQGFERASIRMIADKIEYSPATIYLHFKDKNELFATISERAFSLFFEYFSAVTSIENPMKRLKELGKQYLKFASEHPGYYDLMFVNRAPMEHEDQQWSGERSHDILINTVQHCMDQGHFKGHDLHPLSLAIWSAVHGLASLKLRKRLSMYEGENVDLLLEKALGSLNGMLDPD; encoded by the coding sequence GTGGGTATAACCGAACGAAAAGAACGAGAAAAACTGGAGCTCAAAGAGAAGATCATTGCTGCGGCAACGGAACTCTTCCTGGAGCAAGGTTTCGAACGTGCCAGCATTCGGATGATCGCCGACAAGATTGAATACAGCCCTGCGACCATATACCTGCATTTCAAGGACAAGAATGAATTGTTCGCGACGATCAGTGAACGAGCCTTTTCTTTGTTTTTCGAATACTTTTCGGCGGTAACATCCATTGAAAATCCCATGAAGCGATTAAAAGAACTGGGTAAACAATACTTAAAATTTGCTTCAGAGCATCCAGGATATTACGATTTGATGTTTGTAAACCGCGCTCCGATGGAACATGAAGACCAACAATGGTCTGGCGAAAGAAGTCATGACATCCTGATCAATACGGTACAGCATTGTATGGATCAAGGTCACTTTAAGGGGCATGATTTACATCCTCTGTCACTGGCGATTTGGTCCGCTGTTCATGGCCTTGCCTCACTTAAACTTAGAAAAAGGCTCAGCATGTATGAAGGGGAAAATGTAGACCTGCTATTGGAAAAAGCATTGGGCTCATTGAACGGAATGTTAGACCCGGATTAA
- a CDS encoding TolC family protein — translation MNVLKCFGLMIFWLTSSVAEAQSVLDQYIAEGLQNNQQLLQESLAVTSSQLALSESKGLFLPTVNLQSDYTLADGGRTINFPIGDLLNPVYSTLNQMTGTDQFPTIENVNEQFFPNNFHDTKIRVIQPLFNSDIYYNQKAQQQLLKASEAKKAAYEEELKKEIKVAYYNYWQAVEAVRIYESNQELLEALVDFNQKRHREDQVTLDEIYRAQFELAQLQADLSAAQADEAIAKAYFNFLLNKDHDAAIEEDPALTIGSLISSDNLVSYEDALQRRQELNQIQFAQEAQFQAIRLAQGTRLPQVNAVFDMGYQGEDYRFGSEENYWLLNLGFSWSIFKGFRAKRQVEQAKVSLDIIESQEQQLRRQIALEVTRANSTLVAAKKQYQSQELAQKSADKSFDIMSSKYRESQALLVQYLDARSVALTSRLQLNLSKYRLLASKAQLDRALAY, via the coding sequence ATGAACGTTCTCAAATGCTTCGGGCTCATGATCTTCTGGCTGACTTCTTCAGTCGCAGAGGCACAATCCGTATTGGACCAATACATTGCCGAAGGACTCCAAAATAATCAGCAGCTATTACAAGAATCGCTGGCGGTAACCTCCAGTCAATTGGCTCTTTCTGAATCCAAAGGTTTGTTCCTGCCCACAGTGAACTTACAATCAGATTATACGCTGGCGGACGGTGGCCGAACCATCAATTTCCCTATTGGGGATCTGCTCAATCCAGTTTACAGCACGCTCAACCAAATGACGGGAACGGACCAATTCCCAACCATTGAAAATGTGAATGAGCAGTTCTTTCCCAACAACTTTCACGACACAAAGATCCGGGTGATACAACCACTGTTCAACTCGGACATTTATTACAATCAGAAGGCGCAACAGCAGCTGCTTAAAGCTTCCGAAGCGAAAAAAGCCGCCTATGAAGAGGAGTTGAAAAAGGAAATCAAGGTGGCTTATTACAACTACTGGCAAGCAGTTGAGGCAGTTCGTATCTACGAATCCAATCAGGAACTACTGGAAGCACTGGTTGATTTCAACCAAAAGCGGCACCGTGAAGATCAGGTGACCCTCGATGAAATCTATAGAGCACAATTTGAATTAGCACAACTGCAAGCAGACCTATCCGCAGCACAAGCTGATGAAGCAATTGCCAAAGCCTATTTCAATTTTCTATTGAACAAAGATCATGATGCGGCCATTGAAGAAGATCCTGCTTTGACTATCGGCTCCTTGATCTCCTCAGACAACCTGGTTTCTTATGAAGATGCTTTGCAAAGACGTCAGGAATTGAATCAAATTCAGTTTGCACAAGAAGCACAATTTCAGGCCATTCGATTGGCACAAGGCACCCGACTACCTCAGGTCAACGCGGTTTTTGATATGGGATATCAGGGAGAAGATTATCGCTTCGGTTCTGAAGAAAATTACTGGTTGCTCAACCTTGGCTTCTCCTGGAGCATTTTCAAAGGCTTTCGTGCTAAACGTCAGGTCGAGCAGGCCAAAGTATCCCTGGACATCATCGAAAGCCAGGAACAACAACTCCGCCGACAAATTGCGCTGGAAGTGACCCGTGCGAACAGTACTTTGGTCGCTGCCAAGAAACAATACCAATCGCAGGAACTCGCGCAAAAAAGTGCGGATAAAAGCTTCGACATCATGTCCAGCAAATACCGGGAATCACAAGCCTTACTGGTCCAATACCTGGATGCCAGATCAGTAGCACTCACTTCCCGATTGCAGCTCAACTTATCAAAATATCGATTACTGGCTAGCAAAGCCCAATTAGACCGGGCATTGGCCTATTAA
- a CDS encoding efflux RND transporter periplasmic adaptor subunit: MKKLFILSFVILLAACKQDYVKNPKVIPTTKKAKVVQLKQSTDPLPVFASGKIKSLESIKLSFKTGGIINSLRVREGQYVKKGQVIATLDLSEIDAQVRQAQANVDKLERDLGRFRRLYADSAATLQSVQDIETGLDVAQSQLKIAAFNQSYSKIIAPVAGVVQQKMAEEGELVNPGQPIFTIASQQAGMSLTVSLADRDVVKLNLGDRATLAIDAYQGMEAEARVTEIAAEGHPRTGTFEVELTVENFPYELKSGFFSKATIYPSVQQAYYKIPMHAIIEGLEEQVAIFVPKGQTTQRMLVTPDYIGEDYFTTAVSAFPQATPSILTEGASFLREGEAFETLD, encoded by the coding sequence ATGAAAAAGTTATTTATCCTTTCCTTCGTCATCTTGCTTGCAGCCTGTAAGCAGGATTATGTGAAGAATCCAAAAGTCATACCGACCACCAAAAAAGCGAAGGTGGTCCAATTAAAGCAAAGTACAGATCCGCTTCCGGTATTTGCTTCCGGTAAAATCAAATCGCTGGAAAGCATCAAACTGTCTTTCAAAACCGGAGGGATCATCAATTCACTTCGGGTTCGCGAAGGCCAGTACGTCAAAAAAGGCCAGGTCATCGCAACGCTGGACTTATCTGAAATCGATGCACAAGTCCGACAGGCACAAGCCAATGTCGACAAACTGGAACGCGACCTGGGAAGGTTCCGTCGATTGTATGCGGATTCTGCCGCAACACTGCAAAGTGTCCAGGACATTGAAACGGGGTTGGACGTAGCTCAATCACAATTGAAGATTGCCGCTTTCAATCAGTCATACAGTAAAATCATTGCTCCCGTGGCTGGAGTGGTACAGCAAAAGATGGCGGAAGAGGGCGAATTGGTCAATCCGGGGCAACCTATCTTCACCATCGCCTCCCAGCAAGCAGGCATGAGCCTCACCGTGAGTCTGGCCGATCGTGATGTAGTGAAATTAAACTTAGGAGATCGAGCTACCCTGGCCATTGATGCCTATCAAGGCATGGAAGCAGAGGCCAGAGTAACTGAAATTGCTGCCGAAGGACATCCCAGAACTGGAACCTTTGAAGTCGAATTGACGGTTGAAAATTTCCCTTATGAATTGAAGAGTGGATTCTTTTCTAAGGCCACTATTTATCCTTCCGTTCAGCAAGCCTATTACAAAATTCCTATGCATGCAATCATCGAAGGCCTGGAAGAACAGGTAGCGATCTTCGTTCCAAAAGGTCAGACAACACAACGCATGCTGGTTACTCCGGATTACATTGGAGAAGACTATTTTACGACGGCCGTTTCAGCTTTCCCGCAAGCCACACCAAGTATCCTGACTGAAGGCGCTTCCTTCCTTCGAGAGGGTGAAGCTTTCGAAACACTCGACTAA
- a CDS encoding efflux RND transporter permease subunit — translation MKLPGLALKNYQFVIIVIMLGTFLGISSLRTMPRSEDPNPSFPFFNIAAIYPGTSPEDMEELIADPLEEVLDQIDDITKIETAIEEGVVVISMEGEFGMDVEEKLDEIVREVKSVEPDLPDLFSLDVTKYEPNTRVKIQELAMGSPERSFAELVNWAEDLEREIEKVKGVDDVETLAYPDEIIKVTLDFQRLSAFNISLDQLLQILQTENLNIPAGDVAAGQRSFSIQSSGSFKSLDQIRETVIATTSDHLVHLGDVAEVKFDNAEDNWIAKYEGRRAILLTVTQKSGNNLVQVGENINSTIAAFQTKLPEDVFLETVFEQAPAVQGRINEFFGNLLQGVLLVGLVILIFLGFRPSVIIMTVIPLAIIMAIGMLDLSGYALQQISIAALVLALGLLVDNGIVVVENIQRYLQMGHSLKDAAIKGTGEVGWAVVSSTATTLLAFYPLALMESGPGEFLRTLPLTVIFALIVSLILALTLTPLMGGKLLRQKQAEKGSWFKRQLDLFIAKAYMPLLRASLKRGWLVVLIGFLSLVGAIMLFPSVGVSFFPNADKPMLLIEVDAPRGSSLDRTAKGVGYVESILDTTEFVSKYVSNTGHGNPMIYYNRPNERFKKYHGQILVNFESWDPVQFYPTLENFRLAFSQYPDCRITFAELKNGPPFEAPVEIRIIGDDLDVLRTLSFEVEEIIENTPGTLDIDNPLSVNKTDIKIAINRDKAGLAAVSLASIDRAARVGVDGLTIDEISMNNEEYDLRVQTGEAEANLSSLNKLYLSNQFGDQLPIRQVANVEFTPAISEILHFNTDRSTSVTANVKVAEQVTQITESIIEELEKMEFPEGYSYYVGGEYEGQQDSFGDLGTLLIIAMIGIFAVLVLQFRSFQQPMIVFAAVPLAITGSFVALFLTGWSFSFFAFVGFISLVGIVVNNSIILVDFANQQIRSGVEKLEAINIACQTRFTPILLTTTTTILGLAPLTFSSSGLWSPLGWTIIGGMISSTLLTLLVIPVLYKWFTNPIRVMAQG, via the coding sequence ATGAAATTACCAGGATTAGCACTTAAGAATTACCAGTTCGTGATCATCGTGATCATGCTGGGGACCTTTCTAGGTATTTCCTCCCTGCGCACCATGCCCAGAAGTGAAGACCCGAATCCTTCTTTCCCTTTCTTCAACATTGCAGCCATATATCCTGGGACCAGCCCAGAAGACATGGAAGAACTGATTGCCGACCCACTGGAAGAAGTTCTCGATCAAATCGATGACATTACAAAGATTGAAACGGCCATCGAAGAGGGAGTCGTTGTGATCTCCATGGAAGGAGAATTCGGCATGGATGTCGAAGAAAAGCTTGATGAAATTGTGCGTGAAGTAAAAAGTGTCGAGCCAGATCTTCCAGACTTGTTTTCGCTTGACGTAACGAAATATGAGCCAAACACAAGGGTGAAAATTCAGGAACTTGCCATGGGTTCTCCCGAACGAAGCTTTGCCGAATTGGTGAATTGGGCGGAAGACCTGGAGCGTGAAATTGAGAAAGTAAAAGGCGTAGATGATGTAGAAACCCTGGCGTATCCAGATGAGATCATCAAAGTAACCCTGGATTTTCAGCGGCTTTCCGCTTTCAATATTTCTCTGGATCAGCTATTGCAGATATTGCAAACGGAAAATCTGAATATTCCTGCCGGTGATGTGGCTGCAGGTCAAAGATCCTTCAGCATTCAATCATCTGGTAGCTTCAAAAGCCTGGATCAAATCCGCGAAACGGTGATCGCTACTACTTCTGATCACCTGGTCCATCTTGGAGATGTAGCGGAAGTGAAATTTGATAATGCAGAAGACAATTGGATTGCCAAATACGAAGGGCGTCGGGCCATATTATTGACGGTTACCCAAAAATCAGGGAACAACCTCGTACAGGTAGGAGAAAACATCAATAGCACAATTGCTGCCTTCCAAACAAAATTACCTGAGGACGTTTTCCTCGAAACAGTCTTTGAACAAGCACCTGCCGTGCAAGGGCGGATCAATGAGTTTTTTGGCAACCTCCTGCAAGGAGTATTACTCGTCGGCCTGGTCATCTTGATTTTCCTTGGGTTCCGTCCATCGGTGATCATCATGACAGTGATTCCCCTGGCAATCATCATGGCCATAGGAATGTTAGACTTGTCAGGTTATGCTCTGCAACAAATTTCCATCGCCGCATTAGTTCTGGCTTTAGGGTTACTGGTAGACAATGGCATCGTAGTAGTTGAAAACATCCAACGATATCTTCAGATGGGGCATTCACTAAAGGATGCCGCCATCAAGGGGACCGGCGAAGTGGGATGGGCAGTGGTCAGTTCCACTGCCACTACTTTATTGGCTTTCTATCCATTGGCGTTGATGGAAAGTGGTCCTGGAGAGTTCCTGAGAACCTTGCCCCTCACCGTGATCTTTGCACTGATAGTTTCCCTTATCCTGGCTCTTACGCTTACACCACTGATGGGTGGAAAATTGCTTCGACAAAAGCAAGCAGAGAAAGGTTCGTGGTTCAAACGACAGCTTGATCTATTCATTGCCAAGGCGTACATGCCGTTGCTCAGAGCTTCTCTGAAACGAGGCTGGTTGGTTGTATTAATCGGCTTTCTAAGTCTTGTAGGTGCTATCATGTTGTTCCCAAGTGTAGGGGTAAGCTTTTTCCCGAATGCGGATAAACCGATGCTCCTAATCGAAGTAGATGCTCCTCGCGGAAGCAGTCTCGACCGTACGGCGAAGGGTGTCGGCTATGTGGAAAGTATCCTGGACACCACGGAGTTTGTCAGCAAGTATGTATCCAATACCGGGCATGGCAATCCCATGATCTACTACAACCGACCCAATGAGCGTTTCAAGAAATATCATGGACAGATCCTGGTCAATTTTGAGTCCTGGGATCCGGTGCAATTTTATCCAACCCTGGAAAATTTCAGACTAGCTTTCTCACAATATCCAGATTGTCGGATCACGTTCGCCGAATTGAAAAATGGCCCTCCTTTCGAAGCGCCGGTAGAGATCCGCATCATTGGAGATGACCTGGATGTGCTACGAACACTGTCTTTCGAAGTAGAGGAAATCATTGAGAATACACCCGGAACACTGGACATTGATAATCCTCTGAGTGTCAATAAAACGGATATCAAAATTGCCATCAATCGCGATAAAGCTGGTCTGGCTGCTGTATCCTTAGCATCCATTGATCGGGCTGCACGTGTTGGGGTAGATGGACTGACCATCGATGAGATTTCTATGAATAATGAAGAGTATGACCTACGAGTCCAAACCGGAGAGGCAGAAGCCAATTTGAGTAGCCTCAATAAGTTGTATCTGTCCAATCAATTTGGAGATCAGCTACCGATCCGACAAGTGGCCAATGTGGAGTTTACTCCGGCAATTTCTGAAATTTTACACTTCAATACCGACCGAAGTACGTCGGTTACTGCCAATGTGAAAGTAGCTGAGCAGGTGACGCAGATCACTGAGTCCATCATAGAAGAGTTAGAAAAAATGGAATTCCCGGAAGGATATTCCTACTACGTCGGTGGTGAGTATGAAGGCCAGCAAGATTCCTTTGGGGACCTGGGTACCTTATTGATCATTGCCATGATAGGAATTTTCGCGGTACTGGTATTGCAATTCCGCTCCTTCCAGCAACCGATGATTGTTTTTGCTGCGGTTCCTTTGGCCATCACGGGATCATTCGTTGCACTTTTTTTAACCGGCTGGTCCTTCTCCTTCTTTGCTTTCGTAGGGTTCATTAGCCTGGTGGGCATTGTTGTGAACAACTCGATCATCCTGGTAGATTTTGCCAATCAGCAAATACGGTCCGGTGTAGAGAAACTGGAAGCGATCAATATCGCCTGTCAGACCCGATTCACGCCGATCCTACTTACAACAACTACCACAATTTTGGGACTGGCTCCATTAACATTCTCGTCCTCAGGACTTTGGTCACCTTTGGGCTGGACCATCATCGGTGGCATGATCTCCTCGACTTTGTTGACCTTGTTGGTAATCCCAGTACTCTACAAGTGGTTTACAAATCCAATAAGGGTGATGGCGCAGGGGTAG